The DNA window AAAGAATCACGTATTATCAAAGACATGGCTGCTCCATTAAAAATTAAATTTAAAATAGTTGTCGTACCAAAAAGAAAAGATCCTGAACAGTAGTAATAAAATTACTTTAAAGTTGCTTTTAAGGTAGTGTCACTATAATGTTGATAAATTATAGTAATGAATCCACAGTTTGATTGAATTTCGAGCATTTCCAAAGATCTTGAAAATCTGATTGATTTTCTTGCGAATCTCGGATTGTCGTTTCGTAAAGTTAAGAATAATCTTTCAACGTGGTTTGTTCCTCCTTTTCTTATGATCCTCTGTTTGTAAGGGATCAAATTATAAGCGTCCCAGCGATCCGTGTAAAAGATAGCTTTCTGCTTGATCTCACCACCAATACCGTCCCACAACCTTTTGAAAGTACCTACAGAACGATCTCCTACGGCATAACTTATTATTTTTCGGGAATTTCTCTCTAAAGCAATCCAAATCCAGACTTCTTTTTCCTTTTTCCTAACGAAACTCCAAGCTTCATCCAATTCAACAACAGGATTATCGTGACCGATTTCATTTCTCAGGTCTTTTTTTAGAAAATTCTCTAACCCAAGCCGTTACAGTGTTAGGAGAAAGCTTGAAAATCCTGCTCGCTTGTCTTACTCCCACTCCCTCCCTTACCACAGCCTTCACAACCATCTCCTTGAATTCTTCCGGATAATTCCTCGGCTTTATCGGATTTAAAACAAAAGTTCTTCCGCAGTTCTTGCATTTGTATCTCTGCCTCCTTTCTCCGGATTTTGTGTGATAACAGCCCATTTTCACAGTTTTTATCGATTTGCAATGCGGACACATCATCACCGATTTATCCAACTAATTGAATATAAACATTACTGAGGCATTATCAAAAATAATTAATTAAAGAGAAAAAACTAATATATCATTGCCAACGCTTGATACTCCCCACTGCCCGAGTACGAACGAACCATGTAGTATAGCGTTCCAGAACCTGTGGCAGGACCAGCAATCTCTTGAGCCCATGTAGAGTACCCACGAGCATCGTAACTGCTTGTTGTTGGCGGCGAGTTCCACTTGATATATAAATCAAAATCGCTGCTATCCGGTCCAGAATTAAAAGCATAGCCTATACCGGTACCGCTAATGGAGTAAGTGTCTGAGTCGCCAGTTCCAGAGAGATAGCCACCATTCCTACCGCTATTGGCACTCGGTTCTCCAGATACTACCCAAGCTTTCCAGTATCCACTTCCGCTATAGGAGCGAACCATTACGTAGAGCGCTCCAGAACCTTCAACAGTAAAGTACTCTAAAGATGTACTTGAATAGCCTCGAGCGTCGTAGTCAGTGGTTGTAGGTGGTGATCCCCACTTTGCATACAAATCGAAATCTGCATCTTCGTTGCCAGCCATCACGACTGTAACATGAGACCTAGCTGGTATGCTGACTGAGAACGTATATGTATTCCCTGAACCCGACAGATAGCCAGAGTTACTCGAAAGTATTTTTCCTAAAGCTACTGCCGCGTAAGCGTTTACTTTCCCGTGGCCGTAGTATTTATCCCAGCCGCTTGAACCGAGGTCAACTGCAGTGTTTCTTAGTATCTCACGAACTTTTTGATTGCTGAAAGACGGATTCTGCGACCAAACCAGAGCTGCAACGCCTGAAACATGAGGGACCGCCATCGATGTGCCAGACATAGTGTTGTAACCATTGTTACGTACTGTTGAGAGTATATTAACGCCGGGAGCGACGAGTTCAAGGTGTGAGCCATAATTTGAAAACGAAGCTCGCTGATCGTTTGAATCTATTGCACCCACGGCGATAACAGTACTAAATGCTGCGGGATATGTCGTTACTTCCTGCCCATCGTTTCCAGAAGCTGCAATGAGCAAACAGCCTTTGGTATTATAGGCATAGTTACAAGCATTTTCACCCTCTAATGAATAGTCAAACCTTCTGAAACTCATGCTTATAATCTTAGCTCCTTGGTCAGCTGCATAATAAACTCCATCTCTTATTTTTTTCCAAGTGCAAACACCTTCACTATCGCACACTTTCACCGCAAGAATTTTTACTTGTGCAACTCCAGCAATACCTTTGCTGTTATCCATAATCGCTCCAATTATCCCCGCTACGTGCGTTCCGTGACTGTAAGGGTTATCATCCATCGGATCGTTGTCATTGTTCACGAAATCATATCCCTTGATCACACGTCCAGCTAAATCCTCGTGGTTGTAGTCTATTCCCGTATCTAATACTGCAACTACGACATCTGTACTACCCTTCTGGTAGTCCCAAGCTTCTGGAGCGTATATTTTCTTTGGTCCCCACTGTTGACTCCATTGTGAATCGTTTGGCGTATAACACAAGCTGCGATATGCAACATCTGGTGCAACAGATCTAACATAGGGATCCTTTGAAGCACTTTTAATAAATTCAGTTGCGTTATCGGTCTCGAAGTAAGCTGTTAACAACGCTCTATCTGCTTTGTTGAATTCTACAAGTTTTCCACCGTGTTTGGCTGCAAACTCATCGAGTGATGGCGGTAGTTTCCAGAATCCAACGATTACTTTATTCAGAATTTCTCCCTTTTTGATACCTTGCTTTTCAAGATCTTCCGGATACACAACCTTAGGTTCCGGTTTGTACACTTCGCCAGCCTTAACGAACATGAATCCGTCCTCAAATGCTTTTTCAACGATCGGATCTTTCGACACTCTTTCAATGAAATCGAGTGTCACCTTGCTCGTCTTTCCCGGCTTCTTAATCGGATTCGTTTCAAAAGCCGCCATTTTTATATCTTCCTTCGCAAATATCAGCTTTCCGCCGTACTTTGCCGCGAATTTCTCAAGCGATGGCGGTATCTCTTTGAAGTATACTATAACAACCTCTCTGAACTTGGGAGTAAACTTGGGATCAGGCTTGTATTCCTTAGGTTTGATTTCGTCGATTCCTGGCTTCTTCGGCTCCGGCGGGTTTTTGAGTGGAGGTTCGTTGACTACAACGTCTGGCTTCTCTGGAATCTTGTCGAAGTTTGCCATTGCAACAGTTACTCCGCTGAGTATTAATAACGCTGCTATTCCAAAACATAGGAGGAAACGCTCCATGCTGTCACCTCCATTTTCACTTACTGGTCTAAAATCCACTTTACTTAAAAACTCCGACTGGTTCAATCCAGATTGAAGTAATCGAAAGGTTTAAGGAATTCCAAAATCTTATCAACTTTTGAACGCGACTTCTTCGGCCTTTGACAAATCATTTTGAGTAAGCCAAACCTCGCAGGTGCTTTTACAGACGAGAATTCTACTTATCGGCAGGTTCGTGTGGAAGATCACCTTTTCAAGTGGTATCAACCCACCGTCTTTCAGCAGATATACATCGCCGTAAGAGCTGTCGAATTCCAAATCACCCCACTCGAAGCTGATGTCGAGTGTATAGTCAGAACCAACGTTTTTCAACCCATATTCGTCAAGTTCATTAAATATGTAAGCGGGATGCATTGTGTGCTGAGAGTCTCTGATAGGTTTAGAATACGTTTTAACAATTCCTAAGGTGTTTACGTCCACGTAGTAAATTCTGCTTTCGCCTTGCGAATTTTTGCTTGTAAACTCTAAGTGCAAAGACTGAATTTTGCCATCAGAAACTTTTAGATGTAACCATTGAAGATTAGCTGTCGAATTCTGCACGTTAATATCGTTTGTAAGAGATTTCCACAGAGTAGATAGCTTCACCTTTTCGATTTCTGTTTGAATCGTGAATGTATAACTTTCATTCCCACTTCGCAAACATGTTATAGTAAAACTTATGATAGTGATTAAAAGTAAAATACAAAGGAATGCTACCATTCTCTTCATGGATTTAAACTCCCTTCAAAGAAATAAAAAAGTTAGTATTCCACATAAATATGCCAAATGTGCCTTATCGTCTGATATTCGTACCACCACCAGACTGGCTTTTTGAATTTACCCTCTGAGATTAAGTCTAGGAGGTGATACTCGCCAGAACTCGGCTGATCAATTCTCACCGAGCTTCCGGGCTTCATACCACCTGTGGTCGTTTGCACATCGTCATTGTTGAACTGCATTTCCCATTTTGCAATTTCCGTATTCGTACTGCTTCGATCGAGTGTCGTCACGTCCGGCTGTGTGTAACTCCAGCTCCATGTAGCAGATACGCTCTCACCACCAGTAATAGATACAGTTATTGTTTGCTGTCCGGTATGACTTCCAATTGGATCCCAGTCGTGCAATTGTGGATTTGAAGTGCATACGGAGTAATCGTGCGTTGGATATCCCCTATCGTTTTTCCATTCGGAGTTATACGCCTGATATCCAGGTTCCATAGCGAAAATGTGCTTCACAGCGAACCAGTCGTAAGTTGATGAGCCATCATTGACGAGATATCTAAGCTCAAAATTGTTTGTAACCCCACCATAAGGGCTGACATAGTAGTCTGCATCATTCCTACTTATTTCAACCCAACTTGCCGACGCTATTGAAACGCTTTTTTCAGAAGATTCCGAGACGTTCTCTTTATACCATTTCTGAGCTTTCTTATATATTATTTCTGCAGATTCTCTGTCTCCAGCAAATCCAAAGTACTGTTTAATAGCCCCGTTATTGTCAATTTTAATTCCATAGGCTACGATTTTAGCACCTTCTGGAATATCCGGGACCGCGAAAGCTACGGGTTTTTCAGGATATTTGGATTTGACTTTATTTACAAAATTCTGTTTAATTTTTTCTATTTCATTAATGCTAATTCCTTTGCTGAAATCCCTGACTACGAATGCATAATTTTCTTTGATTTCGTTTATTTCTACTCTGCCTTCAGTTTTTGACGTGGCACTTGCCATTGCTATAGTTGCTGCTACAGTCCCTATGGTTAATAACGCCAACAGCAAAACGATTCCAGCTTTTATTTTCACATTATCACCTCCTTCCCTTTAAAAGGACATAAGCTTACTTTTAATTAACAGTTCCGACTGCTTCAACCCAGATTGAAGTAATCGAAAGGTTTATCTAAGCTGTTTAGGAAATTTATCGTGGACTCGTCCTCAGACGATGTTTTCTACATTGAGAAATTGCATTCCGAAAAAGCTAAACTACTTGCCTCAGAAATAAGCAACGAAACCGCTCGGCAAATTCTGAAAGAATTGTACAAGAATCCAGCATCTATTACAGATCTATCAAACAAACTTGACATCCCACTATCAACCGTGCAGTATCATATTAACAAACTGATAGAACTGGGTGTCATTAAACTAGCCCAAAAAAGACTTGGAAAAAGATTGAGAGATGTAAAAATGTATGTTTACGACAAAGAGAGCATAGTGTTTCTCTCATCAATGGAAAAACACGAGTTTGAACATTTATTAAGGACTTTTGTTCTTCAAAGATTGAAGAAGGGAGCACCGATAGCCGTTTTACTGATTTTTACAATCGGCTCGATTCTATCGCTCATTGGTAGCTGGCTATTTAGGAGAGAAATTGAAAGTAGAATCGGATCTTTCTACGACATAGCGGGCGGAGCATTTGGAATACTGGAAGCAAATATACTATTAGTATTTCTCGGCATATTCTTCCTTTTGGGGGTAGTGAGCTCGTTCTTGCTCTTTTTGTTTATAATCAAGAAAACTAATTTTTAAATTTATATACTATAAAAGGAATCTTATAAGCTTTATAAGTTCCTTTGCCTCAGCACCCCTGAACATCTTAAGAACATCTTTGAATGCTTCATCTCCCATTACCTGCTTCATTGACATGAGCAAGAGGACCGCAAACTCCAGCGAAATCATTATAACAAACTTAAGCAGTTTGTTTACTATCTCTCTATCACTTCTCAAGAGTTCTGGCAGGTTAACGACTGCAGAGTACTTTATGTCCATGCTCAGACTATCAAAGCTCCGGATTTTTCAGGAGTTCCTTGAGGTAGCTTCAGAAAAGCTTCAAACTGATTTTACCTCTATTTGCCTTTGCCTGGTAGTGGGCGATGACTTTCCTGACATCGTCCCTTGTGTATTCTCCGAGATCTTTGTTCACAACCTTGAAGATGTTGGAGAGGTAAGTGAGGTAGCCGGTAACTCCCAACTCGGGTTCCCCTGCGCCAGTAAATTCATAGCGAAAGTCTCGATAATTTCGTAGTTTTTTCTGGACATCTTCTCCTGAAACATCCGAGAGCCATGGAGACGCTAATCCGATAGTGGTTCTATTGCATCGGCACGGCAAAAACCGAAACCACTTACTGAATTCGAAGTTATGGATTGAACCAAAATAGGGAAAGCCAGGGCCCGGATTCGAACCGGGGTCAGGGGATCTGCAGTCCCCCGCATAGCCCCTCTGCCACCCTGGCAGGGGCAAAAATAATAGGATGGGTTTATTATTTA is part of the Ferroglobus placidus DSM 10642 genome and encodes:
- a CDS encoding ArsR/SmtB family transcription factor translates to MDSSSDDVFYIEKLHSEKAKLLASEISNETARQILKELYKNPASITDLSNKLDIPLSTVQYHINKLIELGVIKLAQKRLGKRLRDVKMYVYDKESIVFLSSMEKHEFEHLLRTFVLQRLKKGAPIAVLLIFTIGSILSLIGSWLFRREIESRIGSFYDIAGGAFGILEANILLVFLGIFFLLGVVSSFLLFLFIIKKTNF
- a CDS encoding IS1/IS1595 family N-terminal zinc-binding domain-containing protein, with protein sequence MMCPHCKSIKTVKMGCYHTKSGERRQRYKCKNCGRTFVLNPIKPRNYPEEFKEMVVKAVVREGVGVRQASRIFKLSPNTVTAWVREFSKKRPEK
- a CDS encoding S8 family serine peptidase, encoding MERFLLCFGIAALLILSGVTVAMANFDKIPEKPDVVVNEPPLKNPPEPKKPGIDEIKPKEYKPDPKFTPKFREVVIVYFKEIPPSLEKFAAKYGGKLIFAKEDIKMAAFETNPIKKPGKTSKVTLDFIERVSKDPIVEKAFEDGFMFVKAGEVYKPEPKVVYPEDLEKQGIKKGEILNKVIVGFWKLPPSLDEFAAKHGGKLVEFNKADRALLTAYFETDNATEFIKSASKDPYVRSVAPDVAYRSLCYTPNDSQWSQQWGPKKIYAPEAWDYQKGSTDVVVAVLDTGIDYNHEDLAGRVIKGYDFVNNDNDPMDDNPYSHGTHVAGIIGAIMDNSKGIAGVAQVKILAVKVCDSEGVCTWKKIRDGVYYAADQGAKIISMSFRRFDYSLEGENACNYAYNTKGCLLIAASGNDGQEVTTYPAAFSTVIAVGAIDSNDQRASFSNYGSHLELVAPGVNILSTVRNNGYNTMSGTSMAVPHVSGVAALVWSQNPSFSNQKVREILRNTAVDLGSSGWDKYYGHGKVNAYAAVALGKILSSNSGYLSGSGNTYTFSVSIPARSHVTVVMAGNEDADFDLYAKWGSPPTTTDYDARGYSSTSLEYFTVEGSGALYVMVRSYSGSGYWKAWVVSGEPSANSGRNGGYLSGTGDSDTYSISGTGIGYAFNSGPDSSDFDLYIKWNSPPTTSSYDARGYSTWAQEIAGPATGSGTLYYMVRSYSGSGEYQALAMIY
- a CDS encoding IS1 family transposase, whose product is MDEAWSFVRKKEKEVWIWIALERNSRKIISYAVGDRSVGTFKRLWDGIGGEIKQKAIFYTDRWDAYNLIPYKQRIIRKGGTNHVERLFLTLRNDNPRFARKSIRFSRSLEMLEIQSNCGFITIIYQHYSDTTLKATLK